The following are encoded in a window of Haloarcula laminariae genomic DNA:
- a CDS encoding DUF5812 family protein, with the protein MTRKEGTFLVTHADSDSATLRDVVDSQVLTLSENPGLEAGAVVEATLEAEPPMEVTYAVADLAAEHEIPVEVVDLEPTAQAKDVAADQPVGEVTTRERAGTGEVHVLTVPDGEAAATAEEVAADEETVARAGRLGVDRVEIRTADGVVSVRYLPD; encoded by the coding sequence ATGACCCGAAAAGAGGGGACGTTCCTCGTCACCCACGCCGACTCGGACTCGGCGACACTGCGCGACGTGGTCGACTCACAGGTACTGACGCTGTCGGAGAACCCCGGCCTCGAAGCCGGGGCCGTCGTCGAGGCCACGCTCGAAGCGGAGCCGCCGATGGAGGTTACCTACGCGGTGGCCGACCTCGCGGCCGAACACGAGATACCCGTCGAGGTTGTGGACCTGGAGCCGACGGCACAGGCGAAAGACGTCGCCGCCGACCAGCCGGTCGGCGAGGTCACCACGCGAGAGCGGGCGGGGACCGGCGAGGTCCACGTCCTGACCGTGCCCGACGGCGAGGCCGCGGCGACGGCCGAGGAGGTCGCCGCCGACGAGGAGACGGTCGCACGGGCGGGTCGGCTGGGCGTCGACCGCGTCGAGATTCGGACGGCGGACGGCGTCGTCAGCGTCCGGTATCTGCCGGACTGA
- a CDS encoding PRC-barrel domain-containing protein, with protein MADILAENLKDKDVMGSDGAELGSLYNITMDLSSGALNHLVIDPAESVRNTDFEYSDQGRLLVPVERVKAVKDHMIVKR; from the coding sequence ATGGCCGACATACTCGCCGAGAACCTGAAGGACAAGGACGTCATGGGCAGCGACGGGGCGGAACTGGGAAGCCTCTACAACATCACGATGGACCTCTCGTCGGGGGCGCTCAACCACCTCGTCATCGACCCAGCCGAATCGGTCCGAAACACCGACTTCGAGTACAGCGATCAGGGCCGGCTGCTGGTTCCCGTCGAGCGGGTCAAAGCCGTCAAAGACCACATGATCGTCAAACGTTAG
- a CDS encoding CopG family transcriptional regulator, which produces MSTRFTVVCDDGQARAIQVLARRYGITEEEVVKQLIEAGLEDIEERTV; this is translated from the coding sequence ATGTCAACCCGGTTCACGGTCGTATGCGACGACGGCCAGGCCCGGGCGATTCAGGTGCTGGCCCGTCGCTACGGCATCACCGAGGAGGAAGTGGTGAAACAGCTCATCGAGGCCGGGCTCGAAGACATCGAGGAGCGGACCGTCTAG
- a CDS encoding glucose-6-phosphate isomerase, with product MQLDIGAALGDVADPGVDEDELDALDERVATAHETIAAGRENGEFGYAALNLPDETDPAAIREAVEPVGDAEYVITVGIGGSALGAKTVTAALADEPDRHVVLDNVDPEHVERTLDGLPLEDTAINVVSKSGTTAETLANFLVVREAYEDRGVDWTELTVVTTGESGPLSELVAEHGLPRLPVPDGVPGRFAALSSVGLVPAAVLGVDIEGLLDGASAAADGLGPSLFDSPGYAYGAVCYALEEEGAAVNAVMPYAERLEYFAEWFAQLWAESLGKDGRGQTPARALGATDQHSQLQLYRAGPRDKMVTVVRPSERADVPIPESDHDSLSYFAGADLGQLLDAEYDATVASLAEAGRPAVELELDRLDAEGLGELLYAMEAATVLVGELADIETFTQPAVEWGKRAARGLLSGEETEETRTVAERPSYRID from the coding sequence ATGCAACTGGATATCGGCGCGGCGCTGGGGGACGTGGCGGACCCCGGCGTCGACGAAGACGAACTGGACGCGCTCGACGAACGGGTGGCGACGGCCCACGAGACCATCGCCGCGGGCCGTGAGAACGGCGAGTTCGGCTACGCCGCGCTCAACCTGCCCGACGAGACGGACCCGGCGGCTATCCGCGAGGCCGTCGAGCCGGTCGGAGACGCCGAGTACGTCATCACGGTGGGTATCGGCGGCTCCGCGCTCGGCGCGAAGACGGTGACGGCGGCGCTGGCCGACGAGCCCGACCGCCACGTCGTCCTCGACAACGTCGACCCGGAGCACGTCGAACGCACGCTCGACGGCCTCCCGCTGGAAGACACCGCCATCAACGTCGTCTCGAAGTCGGGCACGACGGCCGAGACGCTGGCGAACTTCCTCGTCGTCCGGGAGGCCTACGAGGACCGGGGCGTCGACTGGACCGAGCTGACGGTCGTCACGACCGGCGAGTCCGGGCCGCTGTCGGAACTGGTCGCGGAACACGGCCTGCCGCGGCTGCCGGTCCCCGACGGCGTCCCCGGCCGCTTCGCCGCCCTGTCGTCGGTCGGGCTGGTCCCGGCCGCCGTCCTCGGCGTCGACATCGAGGGGCTGCTGGACGGCGCGAGCGCGGCCGCCGACGGGCTGGGTCCCTCTCTCTTTGACTCGCCGGGCTACGCCTACGGGGCCGTCTGTTACGCGCTCGAAGAGGAGGGCGCCGCGGTCAACGCCGTCATGCCCTACGCCGAGCGCCTGGAGTACTTCGCCGAGTGGTTCGCCCAGCTGTGGGCCGAGAGCCTCGGCAAGGACGGGCGCGGCCAGACGCCCGCGCGGGCCCTGGGCGCGACCGACCAGCACTCCCAGCTCCAGCTCTACCGGGCCGGCCCGCGGGACAAGATGGTCACCGTCGTCCGGCCGAGCGAGCGGGCCGACGTGCCCATCCCCGAGTCCGACCACGACTCGCTGTCCTACTTCGCGGGCGCGGACCTGGGCCAGCTGCTCGACGCGGAGTACGACGCCACGGTCGCCAGCCTGGCCGAGGCCGGCCGGCCCGCCGTCGAGCTCGAACTTGACCGGCTCGACGCCGAGGGGCTTGGCGAGCTGCTGTACGCGATGGAGGCTGCGACGGTGCTGGTGGGCGAGCTGGCCGACATCGAGACGTTCACACAGCCCGCCGTCGAGTGGGGCAAGCGCGCCGCGCGCGGCCTGCTGTCGGGCGAGGAGACCGAGGAGACCAGGACCGTCGCCGAACGTCCCAGCTACCGCATCGACTAG
- a CDS encoding CPBP family intramembrane glutamic endopeptidase, whose product MALSPPYVSVADGRTITESVIRALAVVAGAFLFAGVFSSLGATLLGVPVPLDASSTSAGLYAAVNAISFVGFILAAVGYLRVRDDRSLVHLRRPRPSDLGWAVVGLVGILLGSLVMGAVVELLSALAETLFGVTVESGQNSIVTQGRENPVLFLYMVPVALFFVGPAEELVFRGVVQGLFRRAFGVVPGLVFASLLFGLGHYLAISSGSAWTYILTAGALGLVLGAVYEHTESIVVPALAHGLWNAGLFVANYYVATTAATLPG is encoded by the coding sequence ATGGCACTCTCCCCGCCGTACGTCTCGGTCGCCGACGGCCGCACGATAACAGAGAGCGTCATTCGGGCGCTGGCCGTCGTCGCCGGGGCGTTCCTCTTTGCCGGCGTCTTCTCCTCGCTCGGCGCGACGCTGCTCGGCGTCCCCGTCCCCCTCGACGCGAGTTCGACGTCAGCCGGGCTGTACGCGGCGGTCAACGCCATCTCCTTCGTCGGCTTCATCCTCGCGGCCGTGGGATATCTCCGGGTCAGGGACGACCGGTCGCTGGTCCACCTCCGCCGGCCCCGACCGTCGGACCTCGGGTGGGCCGTGGTCGGGCTGGTCGGTATCCTGCTCGGCTCGCTGGTGATGGGCGCCGTCGTCGAACTGCTCTCCGCGCTCGCCGAGACGCTGTTCGGCGTGACCGTCGAGAGCGGCCAGAACAGCATCGTCACGCAGGGCCGTGAGAACCCCGTCCTCTTCCTGTATATGGTGCCGGTCGCGCTCTTTTTCGTCGGGCCGGCCGAGGAACTCGTCTTCCGCGGCGTCGTCCAGGGGCTGTTCAGGCGCGCGTTCGGCGTGGTCCCCGGGCTGGTGTTTGCGAGCCTGCTGTTCGGACTGGGCCACTACCTCGCCATCAGCTCCGGGAGCGCCTGGACGTACATCCTCACCGCGGGCGCGCTGGGGCTGGTACTGGGCGCGGTGTACGAGCACACCGAGAGCATCGTCGTTCCGGCGCTGGCCCACGGGCTCTGGAACGCCGGGCTGTTCGTGGCGAACTACTACGTCGCGACCACCGCCGCCACGCTGCCGGGGTAA
- a CDS encoding NOB1 family endonuclease, translating to MYVLDSSAFINEYHTDERIATIPLVQEELEGEAAYRFDALEGSGMHLHIPEDDTVERIERAARETGDLAELSETDIRLIAAAFELDCPLVTDDYAMQNVAEKLDVRVEVIAREGISEQREWQFQCAGCGREFDENHDRCPVCGSDLSRKNPA from the coding sequence ATGTACGTTCTCGATTCGTCCGCGTTTATCAACGAGTATCACACCGACGAGCGAATAGCGACGATTCCGCTCGTCCAGGAGGAGCTGGAGGGCGAGGCCGCCTACCGCTTCGACGCGCTGGAGGGCTCGGGGATGCACCTGCACATCCCCGAGGACGACACCGTCGAGCGCATCGAGCGGGCCGCCCGCGAGACCGGCGACCTCGCGGAGCTGTCCGAGACCGACATCCGCCTCATCGCCGCCGCCTTCGAGCTCGACTGTCCGCTCGTCACCGACGACTACGCGATGCAAAACGTCGCGGAGAAACTGGACGTCCGCGTCGAGGTCATCGCCCGCGAGGGCATCAGCGAGCAACGTGAGTGGCAGTTCCAGTGTGCGGGCTGTGGCCGCGAGTTCGACGAGAACCACGACCGCTGTCCGGTGTGCGGGAGCGACCTCTCGCGGAAGAACCCCGCCTAG